Proteins from a single region of Pseudodesulfovibrio portus:
- a CDS encoding AsmA family protein, producing the protein MGKAIKTLLIIVGVLIVLFVAAAAILVATVDPNDYKEQIAQAVKDNTGRELTFEGDIGFNFFPWLGLRVGSMALGNAKGFAPDEMLRITKAQASIQIMPLLTGEVKVGMVVLDGLTANLAKNRKGVTNWDDLAKPAEPEETNRASRLVDKKDAEGGKQLEALSVEGVEITNANILYDDQQAGKKTTINNLNLIVGEIGSGERFPFELSLDLKLDDPKIDTRPTLTGFGTLDQDAGTFDIDELKLAALNLELTGKLFARFKEAVSYSGELALAEMSVKQLMREIGMEPLQTADPEALEAVSADIKLNGTDTSVALEKMTVMLDATTIEAEGSVTNFDKPAIRLTLNVDDIDADRYMPPKAEGESGQTEEQPAEPAAQEPAQEPDLSALKELDLGAKLTVGRLKVMNLIITEILAELTAGNGVLAAKPVSLKLYDGVYEAEGKLDANPRLATWSEKGQLKGVQAGPLLKDLTGKAHLEGAGVVNYDLHGFGLTPDNIKRSITGTASFSFMDGAVNGVNVAKMIRDGWNKLKGKPAGPDEPQKTDFAELLGSATLREGHIVNKDLLMKSPLLRLTGEGWANLPGNNTDYLATATVVGTLKGQDGESMDELKGLPLPVRIKGDLNQPDISLDLAAMAKALFGDSIKKGTKAIEDSLRKTILGGESKTTDTKSGTTTDTKKDTKSTNPIKKLFQ; encoded by the coding sequence ATGGGCAAAGCAATCAAGACCCTACTCATCATTGTGGGCGTTCTCATCGTCCTGTTCGTCGCAGCCGCCGCCATCCTGGTGGCTACGGTGGACCCCAACGACTACAAGGAACAGATCGCCCAGGCCGTGAAGGACAATACGGGCCGCGAGCTCACTTTTGAAGGCGACATCGGCTTCAATTTCTTCCCCTGGCTGGGGCTGCGCGTCGGCTCCATGGCGCTGGGCAACGCAAAGGGATTCGCCCCCGATGAAATGCTCCGCATCACCAAGGCCCAGGCGTCCATCCAGATCATGCCGCTCCTGACCGGCGAGGTGAAGGTCGGCATGGTGGTGCTCGACGGGCTGACCGCCAACCTAGCAAAGAACAGGAAAGGCGTGACCAACTGGGACGACCTGGCAAAGCCTGCCGAGCCCGAGGAAACGAACAGGGCCTCCAGGCTGGTAGACAAAAAGGACGCCGAGGGAGGCAAGCAGCTCGAAGCTCTTTCCGTTGAAGGCGTGGAGATTACCAACGCCAACATCCTCTACGACGATCAGCAGGCCGGGAAAAAGACCACGATCAACAACCTGAATCTCATTGTCGGCGAGATCGGCAGCGGCGAACGGTTCCCGTTCGAGCTGTCCTTGGACCTCAAACTCGACGATCCCAAGATAGACACCCGACCGACCCTGACCGGGTTCGGCACCCTGGACCAGGACGCCGGGACCTTCGACATCGACGAACTGAAGCTCGCCGCCCTGAACCTGGAACTGACCGGCAAGCTGTTCGCCAGGTTCAAGGAAGCGGTCAGCTACTCAGGCGAACTCGCCCTGGCCGAGATGTCCGTGAAACAGCTCATGCGGGAGATCGGCATGGAGCCGCTCCAGACCGCCGACCCCGAGGCGCTTGAGGCTGTGTCCGCCGACATCAAACTGAACGGCACGGACACCTCAGTGGCCCTGGAAAAGATGACCGTCATGCTCGACGCCACCACCATCGAGGCCGAGGGCTCGGTGACGAACTTCGACAAGCCCGCAATCCGGTTGACCCTCAACGTGGACGACATCGACGCGGACCGCTACATGCCGCCCAAGGCGGAAGGCGAATCCGGCCAAACCGAAGAGCAGCCCGCAGAGCCCGCCGCGCAGGAACCGGCGCAGGAGCCGGACCTGAGCGCGCTCAAGGAGCTCGACCTCGGGGCCAAGCTGACCGTGGGCAGGCTCAAGGTCATGAACCTGATCATCACCGAGATACTGGCCGAACTGACCGCCGGGAACGGCGTGCTGGCGGCCAAGCCCGTCTCCCTCAAGCTCTATGACGGCGTCTACGAGGCCGAGGGCAAGCTGGACGCCAATCCCAGGCTGGCCACATGGTCCGAAAAGGGCCAGCTCAAGGGCGTCCAGGCCGGTCCCCTGCTCAAGGACCTGACCGGCAAGGCCCACCTGGAGGGCGCGGGCGTGGTCAACTACGACCTGCACGGCTTCGGCCTGACCCCCGACAATATCAAGCGCTCAATCACCGGCACCGCGTCCTTCTCCTTCATGGACGGGGCCGTCAACGGCGTGAACGTGGCCAAGATGATCCGCGACGGCTGGAACAAGCTCAAGGGCAAGCCCGCCGGACCGGACGAGCCGCAAAAGACCGACTTCGCCGAACTGCTCGGCTCGGCCACCCTGCGCGAGGGACACATCGTCAACAAGGACCTGCTCATGAAGTCCCCCCTGCTCCGCCTCACCGGCGAGGGCTGGGCCAACCTGCCCGGCAACAACACGGATTACCTGGCCACGGCCACCGTGGTCGGCACCCTCAAGGGCCAGGACGGCGAATCCATGGACGAGTTGAAAGGGCTTCCCCTGCCCGTTCGCATCAAGGGCGACCTGAACCAGCCCGACATCAGCCTGGACCTGGCCGCCATGGCCAAGGCCCTGTTCGGCGATTCCATCAAGAAGGGCACCAAGGCCATCGAGGACTCCCTGAGAAAGACGATTCTCGGCGGCGAATCCAAGACCACGGACACCAAGTCCGGGACCACGACCGACACCAAGAAGGACACCAAGTCCACCAACCCGATCAAGAAGCTCTTCCAGTAG
- a CDS encoding class I SAM-dependent methyltransferase — translation MWKRFFSRQARRPSGLFGRFVSRVIFDKGNQPLNTLMLEVMAPQPGQAVLEIGFGCGSVIKSVADAVGGGRVEGIDFSDAMMDVARKRNRHHIEAGRVVLTHGDFDAASYAQSAFDTVCSANTIYFWPDPAATCSRIHSVLKPGGRVVLAFVDKSKMDSMPLDMDIFRPMAAGTVAGLLEAAGFSAVETRSVPDNAAMLCVAGRK, via the coding sequence ATGTGGAAGCGTTTCTTTTCCCGACAGGCCCGCCGGCCTTCAGGACTGTTCGGACGCTTCGTGTCGCGCGTCATTTTCGACAAGGGCAACCAGCCGCTGAACACCCTGATGCTCGAGGTCATGGCCCCACAGCCGGGCCAGGCCGTTCTCGAGATCGGGTTCGGCTGCGGCAGCGTCATCAAATCCGTTGCCGACGCCGTGGGCGGCGGCAGGGTCGAGGGCATTGATTTCTCCGACGCCATGATGGACGTGGCCCGCAAGCGGAACCGGCATCACATCGAGGCCGGGCGCGTCGTCCTGACGCACGGCGACTTCGATGCGGCGTCGTATGCGCAGTCCGCCTTTGATACGGTCTGCTCGGCCAACACCATCTACTTCTGGCCCGACCCCGCCGCCACCTGCTCGCGCATTCACTCGGTGCTCAAGCCGGGGGGCCGGGTGGTGCTGGCCTTTGTGGACAAGTCCAAGATGGACTCCATGCCGCTCGACATGGATATCTTCCGGCCCATGGCCGCCGGGACGGTCGCCGGGTTGCTGGAAGCTGCCGGTTTCTCGGCCGTCGAGACCCGGTCGGTGCCGGACAATGCGGCCATGCTCTGCGTGGCCGGGCGGAAATAG
- a CDS encoding SLC13 family permease, with translation MESLGDITAYLWQRLPLILLFVCGYFVYQLLGAAGITSAFVNWALRRSRGRASLLILYIIGAAAALSSFIPNTITVLTLIPVLKRLDREFRNQGVDGMTTVLMCAGIYGAAIGGMGSMIGSPANAVLFAALDLFEVAGREQITFFNWFLWSVPLLAAFVLAAWFVAAGLGLPKAARRVTVCVEDLSHGCGAGPRQRYGAWLFWFYMGYWVLEAVAAKNVPGFAAVSPVVSLVFAAVFLGLLFMRNAPDSDGVCGPLLALGDLMKSVPRRGLLFVLGLGVLFGVVHWLGLDEQAVLVAGRLLQGDMDPLLLFFLTILAVIFLTEALSNTAVVAAFFTIAYYAAGGHSMDPLPLMIGVGVASTCAFMTPIATTSNALAFGEMKGASLIRMIGLGFVLNLLGAILMTGWLSWALPKIYS, from the coding sequence ATGGAATCATTGGGAGACATCACGGCCTACCTGTGGCAGCGGCTGCCGCTCATCCTGCTCTTCGTGTGCGGGTATTTCGTGTACCAGCTGCTGGGGGCCGCGGGCATCACCTCGGCCTTCGTCAACTGGGCGCTGCGCAGGAGCCGGGGCCGGGCGTCCCTGCTTATACTATATATAATAGGTGCGGCTGCAGCGCTTTCCTCGTTCATCCCCAACACCATCACCGTGCTGACGCTCATCCCGGTGCTCAAGCGGCTGGACCGCGAGTTCCGCAACCAGGGAGTGGACGGCATGACCACGGTGCTCATGTGCGCCGGCATCTACGGCGCGGCCATCGGCGGCATGGGGTCCATGATCGGCTCGCCCGCCAACGCCGTGCTCTTTGCCGCGCTTGATCTCTTTGAAGTTGCGGGCCGGGAGCAGATCACCTTCTTCAACTGGTTTCTGTGGTCCGTCCCCCTGTTGGCGGCGTTCGTGCTTGCGGCCTGGTTCGTGGCCGCCGGGCTGGGGCTGCCCAAGGCGGCGCGCAGGGTGACCGTGTGCGTGGAGGACCTGTCCCACGGCTGCGGGGCCGGTCCCCGGCAGCGGTATGGGGCGTGGCTCTTCTGGTTCTACATGGGCTACTGGGTCCTGGAGGCCGTGGCCGCCAAGAACGTGCCCGGGTTCGCGGCGGTGTCGCCCGTGGTCAGCCTCGTGTTCGCAGCCGTCTTCCTGGGGTTGCTGTTCATGCGCAACGCGCCCGACTCCGACGGGGTCTGCGGGCCGCTGCTCGCGCTGGGCGACCTGATGAAGTCCGTGCCGCGTCGCGGGCTGTTGTTCGTACTGGGGCTGGGCGTGCTGTTCGGCGTCGTGCACTGGCTGGGGTTGGACGAGCAGGCCGTGCTCGTGGCCGGCCGGTTGCTCCAGGGCGACATGGACCCGCTGCTTCTCTTCTTCCTGACCATCCTGGCCGTGATCTTCCTGACCGAGGCGTTGTCCAACACCGCCGTGGTGGCCGCCTTCTTCACCATCGCCTATTATGCGGCCGGGGGGCACTCCATGGACCCGCTGCCGCTCATGATCGGGGTGGGCGTGGCCTCCACCTGCGCGTTCATGACCCCCATCGCCACCACCTCCAACGCCCTGGCCTTCGGCGAGATGAAGGGCGCGTCCCTGATCAGGATGATCGGGCTCGGCTTCGTGCTCAATCTTCTGGGCGCAATCCTGATGACCGGCTGGCTCTCCTGGGCATTGCCGAAGATCTATTCCTAG
- a CDS encoding GNAT family N-acetyltransferase, translating into MKQISDTLGIIYRPATSEADYKRIHALNHRIFSDEIGQHAPAESGLLIDKFHDKNHYIVAEREGEIIGMICAHWRPPYSVADKYPGILSHLKESVFPAEVRLLAIIPEYRHTTVAWRLMRHLSQALLERGVDTIVISGIEEQKATYEKIGFKAVAPAVRCGEAFYYPMIMTKDDFLRGRTRLPS; encoded by the coding sequence ATGAAGCAGATATCCGACACCCTAGGCATCATTTATCGCCCGGCGACATCCGAAGCCGATTACAAGAGGATTCATGCATTGAATCACCGAATCTTCTCGGATGAGATCGGGCAGCATGCCCCCGCCGAATCCGGGCTGCTCATCGACAAGTTTCACGATAAGAACCACTACATTGTCGCGGAAAGAGAGGGTGAGATCATCGGCATGATCTGCGCCCATTGGCGCCCCCCGTACTCTGTGGCGGACAAATACCCCGGGATTCTTTCCCACCTCAAGGAATCCGTGTTCCCAGCCGAGGTGCGACTGCTCGCGATCATCCCCGAGTACAGGCACACGACAGTTGCCTGGCGGCTCATGCGGCATCTGTCGCAAGCATTGCTGGAAAGGGGAGTGGACACAATAGTCATCTCCGGGATCGAAGAGCAAAAAGCGACATATGAAAAGATCGGATTCAAGGCCGTCGCCCCCGCTGTACGATGCGGCGAGGCCTTTTATTACCCGATGATCATGACAAAAGACGACTTCCTGCGCGGCAGGACGCGCCTTCCTTCATGA
- a CDS encoding aryl-sulfate sulfotransferase, translating into MVMKPHCPLVPVVLVLLLLAGPAHARTLYVNGTGSPGDGSSWASALTNLTDALDQAAPGDQIWVARGVYLPTATADRTATFRLRQGVEVYGGFSGVETELKKRDVEQHPTVLSGDIGVPGVPDDNVYHVVTATQSGVLDGFTVSGGYSANAGWTGRSTLTAAEVASGYHHGMGAGMLIFQAAPEVRHCVFQDNHALIGGGVYVMTSPADAPTAPAAASPRFTDCVFWQNSALGNGGGTANCLRTAPIYVSCVFDSNVADIRGGGMFNDFGAAPRLLNTLLRNNEAESGGGMANDGGARPVLFYSTLTGNRALKSGPAIHQSGGPANVTVLLKTIVWDNLCECPDTRFSSAPPSEIRVRDSVIQGGYAGKSVFRANPGLDRRSETLLNTGYKTDGHRFRGTKLPHRLKDVARHEEAGSLPDFDPAYVATVDPRMLTAPVTPPAPEPAAPPAVETVASPAPRPEAAPAQAAAPMAEPIPAPAPEPAQRAKPEPAAPPASPAPNAIEPEPEAVAVVAPETLAAVPVEPEPQVTRPAPPAPPAVEPQSADQTVKDMDMDGNGCLTINEVDGPLQQHFWRVDGNGDGCLSRAELDQADAMGGKRPRQPVARPAPPAQAAKPKAPAPVAMAPAPRAATPAPQPKQIVAPAASPDGYTLFAPVGGRETYLIDREGNEIKKWTGTDRSSGAAYLLANGNLLRCVSPDKGELKTPFDAPGVRGGIVQEVSPRGQVVWEYAYVNKDVRQHSDIAPMPNGNVLLLAWELKTGSDLAAAGGSVRNHPDGQVWAEHIVEVRKAGPRSGVVVWQWHSWDHLVQDTDRNAPNYASPSRLPRRIDLNHNPQRTPDWHHAESIDYNPVADQIVVSVRNANEIWIIDHSTSSAQAASSEGGVMHRGGDLLFRWGNPATWGGTGRQTLSDPHNAVWITGKRPGDATILLSNTGNTAPAVMEIKPAYYFKSTQLEAKQVWEYADRNRTDRSAEHGSGAQRLENGNTLICDGTGSRMFEVDGKGRTVWEYSHKGDGRLTRATRLAADHPGIRRLLR; encoded by the coding sequence ATGGTCATGAAACCCCATTGCCCGCTCGTCCCCGTCGTCCTCGTCCTCCTGCTCCTGGCAGGCCCTGCCCATGCCCGCACCCTGTACGTCAACGGGACCGGCTCTCCCGGCGACGGCTCCTCCTGGGCGTCCGCGCTGACGAATCTCACCGACGCCCTGGACCAGGCGGCCCCCGGCGACCAGATCTGGGTTGCCCGCGGCGTCTACCTGCCCACCGCGACCGCAGACCGCACGGCCACCTTCCGGCTGCGCCAGGGCGTGGAGGTCTACGGCGGCTTCTCCGGCGTTGAAACCGAACTGAAAAAACGGGACGTCGAGCAGCACCCGACCGTCCTGTCCGGCGACATCGGCGTGCCGGGCGTGCCGGACGACAACGTCTACCACGTGGTCACGGCCACCCAGTCCGGCGTGCTGGACGGCTTCACCGTTTCCGGCGGATACAGCGCGAACGCGGGCTGGACCGGCCGCAGCACACTCACCGCAGCCGAGGTGGCCTCCGGCTACCATCACGGCATGGGCGCGGGCATGCTCATCTTCCAGGCCGCGCCCGAGGTGCGCCACTGCGTGTTCCAGGACAACCACGCGCTGATCGGCGGCGGCGTCTACGTCATGACCTCCCCGGCCGACGCGCCCACGGCACCGGCAGCTGCCTCGCCCCGATTCACGGACTGCGTGTTCTGGCAGAACTCGGCCCTGGGCAACGGCGGCGGCACGGCCAACTGCCTGCGCACGGCCCCGATCTATGTTTCCTGCGTGTTCGACTCCAACGTGGCCGACATCCGTGGCGGCGGCATGTTCAACGACTTCGGTGCCGCCCCCCGGCTCCTGAACACCCTTCTGCGCAACAACGAGGCTGAGTCCGGCGGCGGCATGGCCAACGACGGCGGGGCCCGACCCGTGCTCTTCTACTCCACCCTGACCGGCAACCGGGCACTCAAATCCGGCCCGGCCATCCACCAGTCCGGCGGCCCGGCCAACGTCACCGTGCTGCTCAAGACCATTGTCTGGGACAACCTCTGCGAATGCCCGGACACCCGGTTTTCTTCCGCCCCGCCGTCCGAGATCCGCGTCCGGGATTCCGTGATCCAGGGCGGGTATGCGGGCAAATCCGTGTTCCGGGCCAACCCCGGCCTGGACCGCCGGTCCGAGACCCTGCTCAACACCGGCTACAAGACCGACGGCCACCGCTTCCGCGGGACCAAGCTCCCCCACCGGCTCAAGGACGTTGCCCGCCACGAAGAGGCCGGGAGCCTGCCCGATTTCGATCCGGCCTACGTGGCCACGGTGGACCCCCGGATGCTGACCGCGCCCGTCACGCCCCCGGCTCCGGAGCCCGCCGCACCTCCGGCGGTCGAGACCGTCGCCTCACCTGCACCCCGACCGGAAGCCGCCCCCGCACAGGCTGCGGCCCCGATGGCGGAGCCGATCCCAGCTCCCGCGCCCGAACCCGCTCAAAGGGCCAAGCCCGAGCCTGCGGCACCGCCCGCCTCCCCCGCACCAAACGCAATCGAGCCGGAACCCGAGGCCGTGGCCGTGGTTGCCCCCGAAACCTTGGCGGCCGTACCCGTGGAGCCCGAGCCCCAAGTCACCCGGCCCGCACCGCCAGCGCCCCCTGCCGTCGAGCCGCAGAGCGCGGACCAGACCGTGAAAGACATGGACATGGACGGCAACGGCTGCCTGACCATCAACGAGGTGGACGGGCCGCTGCAGCAACATTTCTGGCGCGTGGACGGCAACGGCGACGGCTGCCTCTCCCGGGCCGAACTTGACCAGGCCGACGCCATGGGCGGGAAACGGCCCCGGCAGCCCGTTGCCCGACCCGCACCGCCCGCACAGGCTGCCAAACCCAAGGCTCCCGCACCCGTGGCCATGGCTCCCGCGCCCCGCGCCGCCACCCCGGCCCCGCAGCCGAAGCAGATTGTTGCCCCTGCCGCTTCCCCGGACGGCTACACCCTGTTCGCGCCCGTGGGCGGCAGGGAGACCTATCTCATCGACAGGGAAGGCAACGAGATCAAAAAATGGACCGGCACGGACCGGTCGAGCGGTGCCGCGTACCTCCTGGCCAACGGCAACCTGCTGCGCTGCGTGTCCCCGGACAAGGGCGAGCTGAAGACGCCGTTCGACGCGCCGGGCGTCAGGGGCGGCATCGTTCAGGAGGTCTCACCGCGCGGCCAGGTGGTCTGGGAATACGCATACGTGAACAAGGACGTCCGCCAGCACAGCGACATCGCCCCCATGCCCAACGGCAACGTCCTGCTCCTGGCCTGGGAGCTCAAGACCGGTTCCGACCTGGCTGCGGCGGGCGGGTCCGTGCGCAACCATCCCGACGGGCAGGTCTGGGCCGAACACATCGTGGAGGTCCGCAAGGCCGGACCGCGCTCGGGCGTCGTGGTCTGGCAGTGGCACTCCTGGGACCACCTGGTACAGGACACGGACAGGAACGCGCCCAACTACGCCAGCCCGTCCCGGCTGCCCCGCCGCATCGACCTCAACCACAACCCGCAGCGCACCCCCGACTGGCACCACGCCGAATCCATCGACTACAACCCGGTGGCCGACCAGATCGTGGTCAGTGTGCGCAACGCGAACGAAATCTGGATCATCGACCACTCCACCTCCTCGGCCCAGGCGGCCTCAAGCGAAGGCGGCGTCATGCATCGCGGCGGGGACCTGCTCTTCCGATGGGGCAATCCAGCCACCTGGGGCGGCACGGGCAGGCAAACCCTGTCCGATCCCCACAACGCCGTCTGGATTACCGGCAAGAGGCCGGGAGATGCCACCATCCTGCTGTCCAACACCGGCAACACCGCCCCGGCGGTCATGGAGATCAAGCCCGCCTACTACTTCAAATCCACGCAGCTCGAAGCGAAACAGGTCTGGGAATACGCCGACCGGAACCGCACCGACCGATCCGCCGAACACGGCTCCGGCGCGCAGCGGCTCGAAAACGGCAACACCCTCATCTGCGACGGGACCGGCTCGCGCATGTTCGAGGTGGACGGGAAGGGCCGAACCGTCTGGGAATACAGCCACAAAGGCGACGGCCGTCTTACGCGGGCCACGCGCCTCGCGGCCGACCATCCCGGCATACGCAGGCTCCTGCGCTGA
- a CDS encoding aminotransferase class V-fold PLP-dependent enzyme, with amino-acid sequence MTKKTEPGYSTPTTMRDTFFAGTKTRLSFSPSAPRLFPRAQESLAWGPVTHRSPAFEALCGQTLSRLGQLLGSTHLLPAVTAGSGTLANDLMLSFMTTECRCPLVLSNGEFGRRLHLQCKRHFVKCHLLDVGWGGALTRDNVRAAIEKHAPDGLLFTAVETSTGMVNPLEELAALAEELHLVVGIDSVSALGNVHHEYSRQSISCVSSTSGKALAALAGVAIVFMRDKRHTGSMNESQPVSLDAIDLLQGQQSPGKVRNTLSSTLLATLHESLEHMFSNGLESHFTHNQLLKKAVLRHAQEAGFEIFSGGDSPCVTTLKIPSGCDWQGMMSQLEDAGFEIYHNTPYLADENVFQVATFGDFTVDDVKALFSALACG; translated from the coding sequence ATGACCAAGAAAACAGAACCAGGCTATTCCACTCCCACGACCATGCGTGACACATTTTTCGCCGGCACAAAAACACGACTGAGCTTTTCCCCCTCTGCGCCCAGGCTCTTTCCGCGCGCCCAAGAGTCGCTGGCATGGGGCCCCGTAACGCACCGCTCCCCCGCATTTGAAGCATTGTGCGGCCAAACCCTGTCCCGTCTGGGCCAACTGCTCGGATCAACGCATCTGCTCCCTGCCGTGACGGCTGGGAGCGGCACCCTTGCCAATGACTTGATGCTCTCGTTCATGACGACGGAATGTCGCTGCCCGCTCGTATTGAGCAATGGTGAATTTGGCCGACGTCTCCATCTGCAATGCAAAAGGCACTTCGTGAAATGCCATCTGCTTGATGTGGGATGGGGCGGAGCGCTCACCCGGGACAACGTCCGTGCGGCGATAGAGAAACATGCACCCGACGGCCTGCTCTTCACAGCCGTCGAGACAAGCACCGGAATGGTCAACCCTCTCGAGGAACTGGCGGCCTTGGCTGAAGAACTGCATTTGGTCGTCGGCATCGACTCTGTCAGCGCGTTGGGAAATGTTCACCACGAGTACTCCCGGCAATCCATTTCCTGCGTTTCCTCCACGAGCGGTAAAGCCCTGGCCGCCCTGGCCGGTGTTGCCATCGTCTTCATGCGGGACAAGAGACACACCGGAAGCATGAACGAATCGCAGCCGGTGTCGCTCGACGCGATCGACCTGCTCCAGGGACAGCAATCACCCGGTAAAGTGCGCAACACCTTGTCGTCAACATTGCTCGCAACGCTTCATGAGTCTCTGGAACACATGTTCTCCAACGGACTGGAATCGCACTTCACGCACAATCAACTGCTGAAGAAAGCCGTTCTCCGGCACGCTCAAGAAGCGGGCTTTGAGATATTCTCCGGCGGAGACTCCCCTTGCGTGACGACGCTCAAGATACCATCAGGCTGCGACTGGCAGGGAATGATGTCTCAATTGGAGGATGCGGGTTTCGAGATTTACCACAACACTCCGTATCTGGCTGATGAAAACGTCTTCCAGGTCGCCACCTTCGGGGATTTCACAGTAGACGACGTCAAAGCTCTCTTCAGCGCCCTCGCCTGCGGGTAA
- a CDS encoding dimethylarginine dimethylaminohydrolase family protein — MFTKAITRRPGPEVVDGITSQNLGKPDFELALRQHDAYVQTLRDLGLAVTVLDAEPGYPDCCFVEDTAVVCPEVAVLTPLGAPSRQGEQKTIAPELAKYRELVVIEPPALIEGGDVLLVEKTFYVGLSDRTNEMGAQALADAVSPHGYETVVIACCPSLHFKTDVNFIGNNTILVSPCCDDMEQLAGFDRIVVEDDEAYARNCLYINGTVIVPDGFPNTLAKVRATGVETVVLDMSEFRKLDGGLTCLSLRF, encoded by the coding sequence ATGTTCACCAAAGCCATAACCCGCCGCCCCGGGCCCGAGGTGGTCGACGGCATCACTTCCCAGAATCTCGGCAAACCGGATTTCGAGCTGGCCCTCAGGCAACACGACGCCTACGTGCAGACGTTGCGCGACCTGGGCCTTGCGGTCACGGTGCTGGACGCCGAGCCGGGGTATCCGGACTGCTGTTTCGTGGAGGACACCGCCGTCGTCTGCCCCGAGGTGGCCGTGCTGACGCCGCTGGGCGCACCGTCCCGGCAGGGGGAGCAGAAGACCATCGCCCCCGAGCTGGCCAAGTACCGGGAGCTGGTCGTCATCGAGCCGCCCGCGCTCATCGAGGGCGGGGACGTGCTGCTGGTGGAGAAGACCTTCTATGTCGGGCTGTCCGATCGGACCAACGAGATGGGTGCCCAGGCCCTGGCCGATGCCGTTTCGCCGCACGGGTACGAGACCGTGGTCATCGCCTGCTGCCCGAGCCTGCACTTCAAGACCGACGTCAACTTCATCGGCAACAACACCATCCTGGTCTCGCCCTGCTGCGACGACATGGAGCAGCTGGCCGGTTTTGACCGCATCGTTGTCGAGGACGACGAGGCCTACGCGCGCAACTGCCTGTATATCAACGGCACGGTCATCGTTCCTGACGGGTTCCCCAATACCCTTGCCAAGGTCCGGGCCACCGGCGTCGAGACCGTGGTCCTGGACATGTCCGAATTCAGGAAACTCGACGGCGGCCTGACCTGCCTGTCGCTGCGGTTCTAG
- a CDS encoding DUF1786 domain-containing protein yields the protein MAKTTLCLDIGSGTQDVLLYSPDMTLENCPKFVLPSPALQIGKRIEALRMQGKNIWLHGSNMGGGVTRFIRAHQKAGLTVASSEGAAYTMADDLANVTESGIELTDNCPDGFTPVRLTDFDEEWWRNFLDAAELPWPDAIAGCAQDHGFHPGKSNRIGRFNLWKSLLEEGGGRPESLVYDTPPDTLTRLADLQRDMGGGVVADTGAAAVLGALFVDEIERHSHETGVTLVNIGNSHLIAFLLYKGRIYGVYEQHTGCVDGAKLWADLENFRCGCLSFEQVFEERGHGCLCLDLPKEAEGFRPTYVLGPQRAMLEGYDVSYPAPGGDMMLAGCFGLIKGVAMRG from the coding sequence GTGGCAAAAACCACCCTGTGCCTGGACATCGGCAGCGGCACCCAGGACGTGCTGCTCTACTCGCCCGACATGACCCTGGAGAACTGCCCCAAGTTCGTGCTCCCCTCCCCGGCCCTGCAGATCGGCAAGCGCATCGAGGCGCTGCGCATGCAGGGGAAGAATATCTGGCTGCACGGCAGCAACATGGGCGGCGGCGTCACCCGCTTCATCCGCGCACACCAGAAGGCGGGGCTGACCGTGGCCTCCTCCGAGGGGGCGGCCTACACCATGGCCGACGACCTGGCCAACGTCACCGAATCGGGCATCGAGCTGACCGATAACTGTCCGGACGGGTTCACCCCGGTCCGACTCACGGACTTCGACGAGGAATGGTGGCGCAATTTCCTCGACGCCGCAGAGCTCCCCTGGCCCGACGCCATCGCGGGCTGCGCCCAGGACCACGGGTTCCACCCCGGCAAGTCCAACCGCATCGGTCGGTTCAATCTCTGGAAATCCCTGCTCGAAGAGGGCGGGGGGCGGCCCGAGTCCCTGGTCTACGACACCCCGCCCGACACGCTGACCCGGCTGGCCGACCTGCAGCGGGACATGGGCGGCGGCGTGGTGGCCGACACCGGGGCCGCCGCCGTGCTCGGCGCGCTCTTCGTGGACGAGATCGAGCGGCACAGCCATGAGACCGGCGTCACCCTGGTCAACATCGGCAACTCCCACCTGATCGCTTTCCTGCTCTACAAGGGCCGCATCTACGGCGTATACGAACAGCACACCGGCTGCGTGGACGGGGCCAAGCTCTGGGCGGACCTGGAAAACTTCCGTTGCGGCTGTCTGTCCTTCGAGCAGGTCTTCGAGGAGCGCGGCCACGGCTGTCTCTGTCTCGACCTGCCAAAGGAGGCGGAGGGGTTCCGCCCCACCTACGTACTCGGCCCCCAGCGGGCCATGCTCGAAGGGTACGACGTGTCCTACCCGGCCCCGGGCGGGGACATGATGCTGGCAGGCTGTTTCGGCCTGATCAAGGGCGTGGCCATGCGGGGCTGA